CGCGACGGCAAGCTCGTCCTTGAGGTTTATCAGGCCCCGTCGCTCAATCCGTTCGCCTACACGACAGCCAACACATTCACCTTCGATCATCCGCTCCAATGGTCGCAGATGGTGAACTACGTGGAAGCACAGGCCCAGCCACGTGTGCCGAGCGCCGAGCAAAACATCGTGACCGACGTGGAAGTGATTACCGTGCCCGCAGGCGGGACGGTGACTAAGTTGCACTTCTACTCGTTCTCTCCGTGCGTAGACGTGCAAGCGCCCGTGATCACCGCCGACCCTGATGTGACCGTGGATTCCTATACCGCGTACTCGTGGGGCATCTCGGTGACCTACGCCAACGCGGGCGGCGGCGCGGAGACGGTGACACAGGTCACGGTCGCGGGGAAGATGCTAGAAGTGCAGGGCTCACGTGTCGTTGTCGCCCAGGATGCAACGTCGATCGCACAGAATGGCAAGCAGTCACTATCCGAGCCGATCAGCTCAGAATTCTGGCAGGACGAGGACCGAGCACAGACCGTCGCCGACGCAATCCTTGAGACCTACCGCAACCCGCGCCGTGACATCGTGATGCGTGCCCGTGGCAACATCGCGCAGTTGCTCGGCGATCGCGTGGAGGCGGTGGATTCATGGTATGCCGCGACGACGGCACAGTACGGCATCGTCGGGCAGGACGTGAGTTACGACGGCGGGCTTGAGATCACCGTCACCGCGCAACAGCTGGGGACGGCATATGAGAAAGCGTTGGCGGTTGCAACCGTGGGGACGGTCGGCACGGTAGTTCGTGAACAGCCTGAATACAAGGATCTTGCGGGTACGGCTGAAGTTCTAGCCACCATCCCGCGGCGGACAAACAAGGTACTCACGGCGGAAATCGGGGCAGTTGGGACAATCGTCCTACCGCGCGCCACATTCAGCCTGGATGCTGAGTCGAGGGGATTGCGAAATAGTGGAATCTTGTCCTACGCATCGCTATGGGGAGCTGCGGCGGCATCGGGATCAGACACGCCGCCAATTGCTATCTATCATGTCAGAAATCAGGACAGCGGATACGGCTATATCGATCGCCTTGCACTGCTCTTTGCAACCGGCGACACAATCGACGCGGGAAAGACGATCGCCGCGGCAGAGCTGTGGTTCTACGTTGGCTCATCGCCCAGCTTGAACCGCACGTGGAACATCGTGATCCAGAACGGACAGCCGACCTACCCGCATGATCCTATCGTATTGGCAGACTATTACAAGGGAAACTACTCGGGCGACGGCGGATCAATCGGGAACAGCGCCATTACCTACCCCGGATGGAACAAGATTGACCTCAACGCTACTGGGCTGACCTGGATTCAAAAAGGCGCGGGGAACAAGACGAAGCTCATGGTCCGACTCAGCCGCGACATCGCGGGCGAGGCCCCGCCAGCGCCAACGTATAGCGACAACTGCGGATTCGCCACGGCGTATCTTGTGGTAACGTGGCTCGATTAGGAGGGCATCATGGCCTGGACAGCGCCGAAAGTAGACTGGACACCGCCGGATGGGGTTGCCGACACGCACCTCAATGCGATCGGCGAGAATCTCTTGTACCTCAAGGAACAACACGTAGACCTGACGACGGGCATCCACGGTGCGGTCTCGACGGCCACAGCATCCAAGCTCCTCATCCGTGATGCAGCGGGCCGGGCGAAAGTCGTTGCTCCGAGCGCCGAGGATGACATCGCGCTCAAGTCGAACGTGACCGCCGAAGCCGCCGCCCGTGTCGCCGCAGACGCCATCCTGCAAGCCGCGATTGACCTCATCAACGCGGGCGGTGTCTATCTGCCGATCGCAGGCGGGACGATGACGGGCGGCGCGGTCGGGCATACTGCCGTCGATTACACCACGGCGCGATTCAGGAACATCATCTTCTCTACAGTGGCCCCGACTGCGGGCGATGGGAATAACGGAGACTTGTGGGTGCAATATGAAAGCTAGTCCTGCCTGGCATGATGAGGCTCGGTCACTACACGCCTCAGGGATGAGGCAGAAAGAGATCGCCGAGGCGCTGGGGAAGCGCCCAGGAACGGTATGGAAGGCACTGCATCCAGACGAGATCAGGGCCGCTACTGCCAGGTACAAGGATGAGAACAGAGAGACGATCCGCTCGAAGGGGCGGGAGTACATGCGCCGTGTCCGAAAGGAAGACCCGGAACGAGAGCGAAGGAATGATCTAGCCTTCGCCGCCGATCATCCTGGGTATATGACTCAGAAGATGCGCGAGTACCGTGCTACGCATCCTGACTATGTCCAGAGGCAGAACGCAAAACGTAGAGCGTACATGGCTTCCTACGCGAAAGAACATCCTGAGACGATGGAACGATTTCGAGAGCGCCATCCTGGGTACTTCACGGCCTACGCCTCGAAACGAAGAGTTATTGAGGAGACGACAGGGGCGCCAG
This genomic interval from bacterium contains the following:
- a CDS encoding HNH endonuclease; the protein is MRQKEIAEALGKRPGTVWKALHPDEIRAATARYKDENRETIRSKGREYMRRVRKEDPERERRNDLAFAADHPGYMTQKMREYRATHPDYVQRQNAKRRAYMASYAKEHPETMERFRERHPGYFTAYASKRRVIEETTGAPADAKAVEEMYRRAKEAPRVVCPLCRQVIAFGKRTVDHVVPLSRGGAHRSSNLQILCKSCNSRKHAKLPQEVGMLL